The following coding sequences are from one Streptomyces sp. NBC_01232 window:
- a CDS encoding RidA family protein produces MTEKTALTPDTHTAPPAKFSHGVRKGNILQVAGQVGFLPHVDGQPPTPAGPTLREQTLQTLENVRSVLEAGGAGWDDVMMIRVYLTDTGHFAEMNGIYNAYFEEQGLKEAPAARTTVYVGLPAGLLIEIDALAVLG; encoded by the coding sequence GTGACCGAGAAGACCGCCCTCACGCCCGACACCCACACCGCGCCGCCCGCGAAGTTCTCGCACGGCGTCCGGAAGGGCAACATCCTCCAGGTCGCCGGCCAGGTCGGCTTCCTCCCGCACGTCGACGGGCAGCCGCCCACCCCGGCCGGGCCGACGCTGCGCGAGCAGACCCTCCAGACGCTGGAGAACGTCCGCTCCGTCCTGGAGGCCGGCGGTGCGGGCTGGGACGACGTGATGATGATCCGCGTCTACCTCACCGACACCGGGCACTTCGCCGAGATGAACGGCATCTACAACGCCTATTTCGAGGAGCAGGGCCTGAAGGAGGCGCCCGCCGCCCGCACCACCGTGTACGTGGGCCTGCCGGCCGGGCTGCTCATCGAGATCGACGCCCTCGCCG